GGGCTCCTTCCACCAGTTCAACAATGTCGGCCTGCGTGGTGGCTGCGCGGAGCGCCGCGGTGAAGTCCTTCTTGATCAGCGAGCGGGCCAGCTTGGACAGGAGCTTCAAATGCTCCTGGTCCGCACCCTCAGGGGCTGCGATGAAGAAGATGAGGTCCGCCGGGCCGTCCTTGGCGCCGAAGTCCACAGGCTGCGAGAGCCGGGCCATGGCCAGGGTGGGCACCGTCACCGCAGTGGAGCGGCAGTGCGGAATGGCAATTCCGCCAGGAACGCCGGTGGCGGTTTTGGACTCCCGGGCAAAGGCGTCCGTGAAGAGGCCTTCCGCCTCGGTGGCGCGTCCTGTGGCGGCAACCCTGCCGGCCAGATGGCGGATCACGTCCTCGGGCGAGTTGCCCAGGTTCTGGTCTAGCTCGACCAGATCAGTAGTAATGAGCTGAGTCACTGTCAGTCCTTCCGGAGGGCCGTGATGGTTACGGCATCAGGGGTGGTTTGGTGGACCGCCGGAACTGTGGAGCCCGGCAGGGAGGCGGCAGCGGCACCATGTGCCACCGCCTGACGGAGGCAGTCGGCCGGGGCGGCGCCCAGGCTGGAGGCGAGCAGGTAGCCGGCAAGGGAGGAATCTCCCGCGCCGACCGTGCTGACCGCTTTGACCGGCGGGTGCGTGGCCAGCCACGCGCCGTCGGACGTCACAAGTACCGCACCCTTGGAACCGAGCGTTGCGAGCACGGCACCTACACCGGAACGCACGACGGCGGCGGCGGCTGCCGCGGCAGCCTCCGGATCCGCTTCCAGTTCGTCAGCGGTGGACGCCGTGGCGAAACCGGCTGCGGCAGCCAGTTCAGCCAGTTCTTCGGCGTTGGGCTTGAGGAGGTCCGGCATGCCTGACGCGCCACCCGAGAGGGCGGCGGCGAGGGGAGCGCCGGACGAGTCGACGGCGATGCGCGGTGTCGACTGTGGGGTGCCGTTGCCGGCGTGTGTGGAGCGTAGCCGCCGGGTGACGGTGGCATAGAAGTCCGCCGGAACTCCGGGTGGGAGCGAACCGGCGAGGACAACCCAGCTGGCACCGCGGGAACGCTCCAGCAGTAGCCCGATCAGGGCTTCCTGCTGCTCTTCGCTCAGTACCGGGCCGGGTTCGTTGATCTTGGTGGTGACCCCGTCCGGTTCCGTCAACGCCACGTTGGTGCGCAGCGGTTCGTGGATGGCAAGGGCGGCGAAGGGGACTCCGCTGTCACGAAGCCCCGCCAGCACGGGATCGGAGTCGCCGCCCGGCAGGACGGCCACGGTTTCCAGTCCGGAAGCAACCAGGGCCCGGGAGACGTTGACGCCCTTGCCGCCTGACTCCTGGCTGACGGAGATTGCCCGCTGCACTTCCCCGCGCAGCAGGGGCGAGGGGAGGGCCACGGTGCGGTCGAGGCTGGGGTTGGCGGTGAGGGTGACAATCATGCGACCACCACGTCAACGCCGGCGTCAGCAAGCGCCGCTGCTAGTTCCGGGCTGGGTTCACTGTCTGTAATCAAGGTGTCCAGATCTTTCAACGAGGCGAACTGGACCAGCGTTTCCGCATCCAGCTTGGACGAATCGGCCAGCACCACAATGCGGCGTGCCGATTGGACGAAGGCAGCCTTGACGGCGGCTTCTTCAGGATCGGGCGTGCTCAGCCCGAAGGCCGAGTGGATTCCGTTGGCGCCGATGAAGGCGATGTCCGGGCGGATCCGGTGGGCTGCGTCCACAGTGGACTGCCCCACCGCAGCCTGGGTGAGGCCGCGGACCCTGCCGCCCAGGAGGTGGAGGGCGATGCCTGGCTCGCCGGCCAGTTTCGCGGCGATGGGGATCGCGTGGGTGATGACCACCAGTTCGTTCTCCGAGCCGGCGGACGGGGAAGCGGAGGGGTCGGCCAGGCGCAGGGCGATCAGGTCTGCCAGGGCTTCCGTGGTGGAGCCTGCGTCCACAAGGATGCTGCCGGCCGGGCTTTGCGGGATGAAAGCCAGGGCGGCTTCGGCGATGCGCAGTTTCTCCGGCTGCCGCTGGATGGTCCGCTCGAGGATGCTTTCCTCGGTGGTGCTGATGCGGTCCGGGGCGACGGCGCCGCCATGGACCCGGCGGACGGTGCCGGCCGATTCCAGGGCGGCGAGGTCGCGCCGGACGGTTTCGGTGGTGATGTTGAAACGTTCGGCAAGGGCGGTCACGCTGGCACGGCCGCTCTCGGCGACTAGACCTGCGATCAGCTGCTGGCGCTCCTCGGCGAACACTTACCCTCCATTGCGTAAATAGTGCGGGTCCTGCAGGGACGAAGCCCCTGTGACTGGCGTCAGTGATAAGCCTCAGTGACTGCCATCACATGATGTTGAATTGCTTGACTTTATCTTTGTTCTTGTTGGTTTGTCAATGAAAACAACAGGAACAAAGATGCTGGTCGTCCCGTAACGCCGGAAGCCGGGCCCGACCGTGGTGGTCTGGCCCGGCTTCCGGGATGTTCTCAATGCGTTGCGCTGGCGACCGGGGCGACTGTCCGTTGACACCGGCGGCCGGAGGATCATGGCTAGATGCCGCCGTCCCGGCTCTCGTTGCGGACAATGCGCTCCCCGGTGTTCGGGTCCACCACTGACCGGGTTTCACTCACCCGGCGGGTGCGCCCCGGCGAGGCAAGGACCAGTGATGCGATCAGGCCGATCACGCCCACCGCCATCAGGATGTAGCCAATCAGGGTCTGGTCCACGTTCGGGATCAGGCCAGGCGTGATGGCCCACGCCAAGATGGCACCAATGGCGATTAGAAAAATGGAAGAACCGATTCTCATGACTTGCTCCTAGCTGTCCAGGGGACTTGCGGGCAAAAACTTGATCAGCATGCTGTCTAGCGACACGCTACAGGCCACCCCCGGCCGTTTCAATGAAGCGGACGCCGCGCGCCGGGGCTGTGTCCGAGTCGTTATTCTGCGCGGTTCTGCGCACGCAATGCACCCATCCGCGGAGGGCGCCGACTTCGAACTGATGGTGGCGGCCGGTGCGGTTGATGGTCGCCCCGAGGTAACACCGGCGGCCGGCGGTGTGCCCCGCGTACTGTGGATTGCGCACGCATTCCCGTGCCAGCCGGGGAATGCATCCGCGATGAACAGCGCGAAGCGTCAACGGATCCGGCGTCACCAAGTCCCAGGAGCAGTGTTACCCATGTCAGAACCATTCCCCGCGGTTGTAGTCACCGGCCTGGGAGCCGTGACTCCCGTCGGCTCAACTGCCGGCGAAACATGGGACGCGCTCCTGGCCGGGCGCTCCGGGATCGTACCCCTCGACGAGGAGTGGTCCGCCGGACTGCCGGTGCGCATCGCAGGACGCGTTACGGCCGATGTCCCGTCGCTGCTCTCCACCCTGGAATACAAGAGGATGGACCGCTGCGGCCACCTGGCACTCATCGCCGCCCGCGAAGCCTGGTCGCACGCCGGCCGGCCCGGGACCGACCCGGAGCGGCTCGCCGTGGTCATCGGCTCCGGCTACGGAGGACTGGACACCACCCTGGAACAGACCCGGACCCTGGACGTCAAGGGGCCGCGCAGGGTCTCCCCGCACACCCTTACCCGGATTATGGTCAACGGGCCCGCGGCCTGGGTCTCCATCGACTTGGGAGCCCGCGGCGGGGCACGGACTCCGGTCAGCGCCTGCGCCTCCGGCGCTGAGGCGATCTCGCAGGCGGCCGACATGATCCGGAGCGGCGCCGCCGACGTGGTTATCGCCGGCGGGGTGGACTCCTGCATCAACGGCCTGACCATCAGCGGGTTCTCGCAGATCAGGGCGCTCTCCACCCGCAACGACAGCCCGCAGGCGGCCTCCCGGCCCTTTGACCGGGACCGGGACGGCTTTGTGATGGCCGAGGGTGCCGGGATCGTGGTCCTGGAACGCGAAGACCACGCCCGCGCCCGCGGAGCCGAGGTGCTTGGGGTCATCGCAGGCAGCGCCGTCACCTCCGACGCCGTGGATATTGTTGCCGCGGACCCCGCCATGCAGCGCCGCGTCCTGCAGAAGGCCATGGCCGCTGCCGGCCTCACCGGAGAGGACATCGGCTTCGTGCATGCCCACGCGACCTCCACGCCGGTGGGGGACCGCCTCGAAGCGGAAGCCATCGGCGCCGTCGTCGGACATTCGGTTCCGGTTACCTCCACAAAATCCCTCACCGGGCACCTGCTGGGCGGGGCCGGCGCGCTCGGTGCAATCGTCACCATCCAGGCTCTCCGCACGGGCGCCATTCCGGGCACCCTCAACCTCGACAACACAGACCCGGACATCCACCTCAACATCGTTTCGGAGACAACCCGGGGACTCGCGGCTAAGGCTGGCATTTCCAATGCATTCGGTTTCGGCGGCCACAGCGCCTCACTGGTGATCACTGCGGGCTGAGACCGCCTCCCCGGAAAGTTAGGCTGATGCGATGGAGACAGTCGTATGGTCCAGGCCGGAGAACCAGCGCGCCGGCACGCCGCTGCTGGTCATGATGCACGGCTACGGAACGGACGAGGTGCGCATGTCGGACCTCTTTGGCCAGCTGCCGCCCGAGTTTACCTGCGCGGCGCTGCGCGCGCCCAAGGTGATCGGCGACGACTACGGCTGGTTCCTGCTGGACTATTTCCTTACCCATGACTTCGCTGACGTCATTTCCGTCAGCAACAAGGTGTTCGACTGGATCAATTCAGTCAAGGCGCAGCACAGCAGCGTGAGCCTGCTGGGCTTCTCGCA
Above is a window of Arthrobacter sp. FB24 DNA encoding:
- a CDS encoding 1-phosphofructokinase family hexose kinase, encoding MIVTLTANPSLDRTVALPSPLLRGEVQRAISVSQESGGKGVNVSRALVASGLETVAVLPGGDSDPVLAGLRDSGVPFAALAIHEPLRTNVALTEPDGVTTKINEPGPVLSEEQQEALIGLLLERSRGASWVVLAGSLPPGVPADFYATVTRRLRSTHAGNGTPQSTPRIAVDSSGAPLAAALSGGASGMPDLLKPNAEELAELAAAAGFATASTADELEADPEAAAAAAAAVVRSGVGAVLATLGSKGAVLVTSDGAWLATHPPVKAVSTVGAGDSSLAGYLLASSLGAAPADCLRQAVAHGAAAASLPGSTVPAVHQTTPDAVTITALRKD
- a CDS encoding DeoR/GlpR family DNA-binding transcription regulator, yielding MFAEERQQLIAGLVAESGRASVTALAERFNITTETVRRDLAALESAGTVRRVHGGAVAPDRISTTEESILERTIQRQPEKLRIAEAALAFIPQSPAGSILVDAGSTTEALADLIALRLADPSASPSAGSENELVVITHAIPIAAKLAGEPGIALHLLGGRVRGLTQAAVGQSTVDAAHRIRPDIAFIGANGIHSAFGLSTPDPEEAAVKAAFVQSARRIVVLADSSKLDAETLVQFASLKDLDTLITDSEPSPELAAALADAGVDVVVA
- a CDS encoding DUF6458 family protein encodes the protein MRIGSSIFLIAIGAILAWAITPGLIPNVDQTLIGYILMAVGVIGLIASLVLASPGRTRRVSETRSVVDPNTGERIVRNESRDGGI
- a CDS encoding beta-ketoacyl-[acyl-carrier-protein] synthase family protein, which codes for MSEPFPAVVVTGLGAVTPVGSTAGETWDALLAGRSGIVPLDEEWSAGLPVRIAGRVTADVPSLLSTLEYKRMDRCGHLALIAAREAWSHAGRPGTDPERLAVVIGSGYGGLDTTLEQTRTLDVKGPRRVSPHTLTRIMVNGPAAWVSIDLGARGGARTPVSACASGAEAISQAADMIRSGAADVVIAGGVDSCINGLTISGFSQIRALSTRNDSPQAASRPFDRDRDGFVMAEGAGIVVLEREDHARARGAEVLGVIAGSAVTSDAVDIVAADPAMQRRVLQKAMAAAGLTGEDIGFVHAHATSTPVGDRLEAEAIGAVVGHSVPVTSTKSLTGHLLGGAGALGAIVTIQALRTGAIPGTLNLDNTDPDIHLNIVSETTRGLAAKAGISNAFGFGGHSASLVITAG